In the Streptomyces sp. 3214.6 genome, CGACAGCCACTGCCAGCCGCCGCGCAGCTGCCACTGCCCTGCCTGCCCCAGATCGATGACGGGCAGCAGCAGGTCGAGGGCGAGGAGCGCCGGGTTCCAGGGCGGGTGTCCGGTGCGGTCGACGGGCGGATGCGGGGCGTGTGCGAAGGCCAGGGAGCTCGCCGCCCACAGCACCGCCATCCACACCGCCGCCCGGCCCGGCCGGTACCCGTAGGCGACCGTCCAGTCCTGGACGTATCCCAGCACCTTCGCGGCCGGCGGAAGCGTCTCCCGGCGGCGGCGCTGCTTGGCCAGCAGCACCTCGCGGGCGTCCTCGTCCTCCCCGCCGGCCCGCAGCACGGCCGCCAGCCGCTCGTACGGCTCCGGGGCGTACTCGGCGGTCGCCGCGGCCACCCAGCGCAGCCGCTCGGCCAGCGGGAACGGGCCCTGCGGCACCAGGTTCTCGTACGCGAAGCCGCCCATGTGCAGGTTGCCCGGCCCCGGCCAGGCGCTCGCCCGGTCCACCAGGTTGATCACCCGGGCGCCCGACAGCACCACCTTGCCGCGTCTCGGCCGCTCCCCGAGGAAGCGCAGCTCGGGCGTCTGCACCCGGCGCAGCGACAGCTCCTGGTCCTCTGTGAAGGTGAACCGGGCCCGCTCCAGGTCCACGGCGTCCCCGAACCGTCCGTCGTCCAGCCGCACCCCGCCCCGGCACTCGAAGCGCTGGATGCGCGTCCCGCGCGCGGGCGTCGTGCCGCTCAGCGCCTGGCCGCCGACGCCGGCCGGGGTCAGGTACAGCGAGCGTTCCACGGTCAGCTGGGGCGCGTTCAGCGCGAGCCGCGTGTAGGGGTTGGTCAGCCGCGCCCCGCGCAGGCTCAGCGACACGCCGATCTGGGCGCTGCGCAGACTCAGCTCGCCGTGCGACTCCAGCAGCTCCGCCTGGAGGTCCTGGCCGACCGTCATGCCGTCGGCGGCGATCGAGCGGCCGGAGCGGTCGCGGTAGACGATCGCCTGGTTGAGCAGCAGGTCCGTGCCGATGTGCGCGTCGGTGAGCCGGACGCCGTTGTGGAAGCGGCAGCGGGGCAGGTGCAGATCGCCCTCGGTGTGCACCCGGGCCGCCTCCAGGCGCGGCACCTGGCAGTCCACCAGCCGCAGGGTCGTGAACCGCGCCTCCGGCAGCAGCACCTCCCGCTCGAACCGGCAGCGCCGCATCTCCACATACGGCACCACCGTGCCGCCCGCGAGGTCCAGGGTGCCGCTGATCTGCACGCCGACCAGCTTCAGCGAGGAGACCCGGCCGGCCAGCGCGGGCGGACCGGCCAGCAGCAGCCAGGCGACGATACGGGCCCGCACGGTGCGCGCCTCGCCCCAGGGATGCCCGCCGTGCGGGTCGTCGACGACCGTGTCCCCGCTGCTCAGGTCGTACGCGCTGCCGTTGCGGAAGGCCTGCCACATGCCGGCCTCGGCGGCGGTCAGGTCGTCCGGCAGGTCTCCGGCGGCATCCCCGGTGCGGATGCCCGCCCCCTCGGTCACACGGTTCACCCCACTTCGTTTCCGTCGTTACTCACAGGTTTCGCACAGCTGTTCATGCCCGTTGAGTGACCCCCCGAACGCTCCCGGTGAAGGTGATCTTCCGATTTCCGGCCAGGTTCTGTATCAGCCATTGATACGCGCGGACGACGCCCGATCCCGGTCTGAGAGAATTGACCGCGTGATCTCCCGAATCGATCTGCGCGGCGACGCCCTCCCCGAGGGACCCGCCCTGCGCGACCTGCTGCCCCGAGCCGACTTCGACGTCTCGGCCGCCCTGGAGAAGGTGCGTCCGATCTGCGAGGCCGTGCATCATCGGGGCGACGCGGCGCTGATCGACTTCGCCGAGAAGTTCGACGGGGTGCGGCTGGCATCCGTACGGGTCCCGGCGCAGGCCCTCGCCGACGCGCTGGAGCGGCTCGACCCGGCCGTGCGCGCGGCCCTGGAGGAGTCCATCCGCCGCGCCCGTCTCGTCCACCGCGCGCAGCGCCGTACGACGCACACGACCCAGGTCGTGCCCGGCGGCTCGGTGACCGAAAGGTGGGTGCCGGTCGACCGGGTCGGGCTGTACGCGCCCGGCGGCCGGTCGGTGTACCCGTCGTCGGTCGTGATGAACGTCGTGCCCGCGCAGGAGGCCGGCGTCGAGTCCATCGCGCTCGCCTCCCCCGCCCAGGCCGAGTTCGACGGCCTGCCGCACCCGACGATCCTCGCCGCGTGCGCGCTGCTCGGCATCGACGAGGTGTACGCGGCCGGCGGCGCCACCGCCGTCGCGATGTTCGCGTACGGCACCGAGTCGTGCCCGCCCGCCGACATGGTCACCGGCCCCGGCAACATCTGGGTCGCCGCCGCCAAGCGCTACTTCACCGGCAGGATCGGCATCGACGCCGAGGCCGGCCCGACCGAGATCGCCGTCCTGGCCGACGACAGCGCCGACCCCGTGCATGTCGCCGCCGACCTGATCAGCCAGGCCGAGCACGACCCGCTGGCGGCAGCGGTGCTGGTCACCGACTCCGTCGCGCTGGCGGACGCGGTCGAGAAGGAGCTGCAGCCGCAGGTCGCGGCCACCAAGCACGTCGAGGACCGGATCGTCCCGGCGCTCAAGGGCAGGCAGTCGGCGATCGTGCTGGTCGACGGGATCGACGAGGGCCTGCGCGTCGTCAACGCGTACGGCGCCGAGCACCTGGAGATCCAGACCGTCGACGCCGCCGCCCTGGCCGACCGGGTCAGGAACGCGGGCGCGATCTTCATCGGCCCCTGGGCGCCGGTGTCCCTGGGCGACTACGCCGCGGGGTCCAACCACGTCCTCCCCACAGGCGGCTGCGCCTGCCACTCCTCCGGCCTGTCCGTGCAGTCCTTCCTGAGGGGCATCCACATCGTCGACTACACGCGCGACGCGCTGGCCGGGGTCGCGCATCACGTGGTGACGCTGGCGGAGGCCGAGGACCTGCCCGCGCACGGCGCGGCGGTCAAGGCGAGGTTCGGTTGGAAGGTGCCTGAGAGCAAGTGAGCTTCGGAATCGACGATCTTCCCGTACGGGACGAGCTGCGCGGCAAGTCCCCCTACGGCGCGCCCCAGTTGGACGTCCCCGTACGGCTGAACACCAATGAGAACCCCTACCCGCTGCCCGCGCCGCTGGTCGAGCGGATCGCCGAGCGGGTGCGCGAGGCGGCCCGCGACCTCAACCGCTACCCGGACCGCGACGCCGTGGAGCTGCGCACCCGGCTCGCGAAG is a window encoding:
- the hisD gene encoding histidinol dehydrogenase; translated protein: MISRIDLRGDALPEGPALRDLLPRADFDVSAALEKVRPICEAVHHRGDAALIDFAEKFDGVRLASVRVPAQALADALERLDPAVRAALEESIRRARLVHRAQRRTTHTTQVVPGGSVTERWVPVDRVGLYAPGGRSVYPSSVVMNVVPAQEAGVESIALASPAQAEFDGLPHPTILAACALLGIDEVYAAGGATAVAMFAYGTESCPPADMVTGPGNIWVAAAKRYFTGRIGIDAEAGPTEIAVLADDSADPVHVAADLISQAEHDPLAAAVLVTDSVALADAVEKELQPQVAATKHVEDRIVPALKGRQSAIVLVDGIDEGLRVVNAYGAEHLEIQTVDAAALADRVRNAGAIFIGPWAPVSLGDYAAGSNHVLPTGGCACHSSGLSVQSFLRGIHIVDYTRDALAGVAHHVVTLAEAEDLPAHGAAVKARFGWKVPESK
- a CDS encoding oxidoreductase, producing MTEGAGIRTGDAAGDLPDDLTAAEAGMWQAFRNGSAYDLSSGDTVVDDPHGGHPWGEARTVRARIVAWLLLAGPPALAGRVSSLKLVGVQISGTLDLAGGTVVPYVEMRRCRFEREVLLPEARFTTLRLVDCQVPRLEAARVHTEGDLHLPRCRFHNGVRLTDAHIGTDLLLNQAIVYRDRSGRSIAADGMTVGQDLQAELLESHGELSLRSAQIGVSLSLRGARLTNPYTRLALNAPQLTVERSLYLTPAGVGGQALSGTTPARGTRIQRFECRGGVRLDDGRFGDAVDLERARFTFTEDQELSLRRVQTPELRFLGERPRRGKVVLSGARVINLVDRASAWPGPGNLHMGGFAYENLVPQGPFPLAERLRWVAAATAEYAPEPYERLAAVLRAGGEDEDAREVLLAKQRRRRETLPPAAKVLGYVQDWTVAYGYRPGRAAVWMAVLWAASSLAFAHAPHPPVDRTGHPPWNPALLALDLLLPVIDLGQAGQWQLRGGWQWLSAALILLGWILATTVAAGATRLLRRG